The DNA region AATAATACACATTCTAAATTTAACGATTACATTTTAATTATAGAATATAGATTTGTCATCGTTGTTGTAAACTTTGACgagattattttttaaagataaatagttatttgttatacaagagtgcaaagttgtattttaacgccgagtgtggaattgaaaaacgaggaagcgaaaggattctatagttgaaccacgagcgaagcgagtggttctagaatagaatcctgagcttgcgagtttttcaatacacgagaagtaaaatacatttgcactcgattgtaacacaaaacttttcctctcactatagcgaggaaagtacaacgcataaaacgcgtttatcactgcttccagtagttccacaggtggtaaaacatcatCATCACTATATTAAcccatttttatcaattttaaagcagaaaatttgcctccattcaaggtcaaattactttatccactagtgtataaaatgcgtttttaccggctggtattaaaggacaaaacacgtgtttccgagctagtaaggggaaaaatacgttttcaccacaccaacgggtaaaggcttactttgctattcgaaaacagatagcaaaactgcattttacccacaagagagcaaagtaatttcatacaaatttctaCTATTatatgtcttaagctggctggcagattttatgtataaatcatgattttgaataataaatattgaataaattgacggatttgatttagtttgatgttttataatcaatattttgttcattggtgtggtaaaaaaaattgtgtttcactcggtggcaaagtttgtttaaccttcgtgccttgaaaccctcgcaacgctcaagattccactttttgaacactcgctacgctcgcggttcaatattggaatctttcactagctcgggtatcaatattggtacgtgcggttaaacaacgacTTTGCGCCCTTGTGAAACAAATAGGTAACTATTTTTCATGACGCTCATAAACACGCACGTACATGTACTTGTACACACAAgaatagaacaaaaaaaaacagagaacaggccccgtagccgaatggcatttctccgacgccaaacgaaagcgatacgccgctggctctgtcgcgccaatacgcaagcgcgatagagatagatatctactagcgcttcgtttcgtgagcgtttcgtgagcgtttgtgccattcggctagccacccagggccccgtagccgaatggcatttctccgacgccaaacgaaagcgatacgccgctggctctgtcgcgccaatacgcaagcgcgatagagatagatatctactagcgcttcgtttcgtgagcgtttcgtgagcgtttgtgccattcggctagccacccagggccccgtagccgaatggcatttctccgacgccaaacgaaagcgatacgccgctggctctgtcgcgccaatacgcaagcgcgatagagatagatatctactagcgcttcgtttcgtgagcgtttcgtgagcgattgtgccattcggctagccacccagaacaTTATTCGCTTCCTACTATTCCTACTATACCTTCCTACTATACCTGTGAATTTAGTTAAAATCCATTCCATTTACCGTCACCGATTTCTGGTGTTGTCGTCGAGTGGTGGTTTTATCATTCAAAATATCACGTTTCTAAATATTCCATCTCCAGTCCGCTTCATTCTATCAGCGACAGATTTCTGATCAACAATCTTCAAATCATATGCCCAGCCAATCCAAGCGAAAAAGTCAATGAAGGCCTTTGAGAAATTAAGCCAACTACCAAACTCCGCAGCTCTATAATCCCAGGGGAAAACGTGGTGGTAGTTGTGAGAACCTTCGCCAAGAGTCATCAACATTACAGACAGGTTCTCCGTGGCCATAACCTTTTTGTCATAAGGTCTATATCCAAACATGTGTGATGCGCTGTTTATCAAACAAGTATAGTTCAAGCTAAGAATGAACCGCAAAATATTTACATGGAAGGCGACTTTGAAGGTTTCATTCCAAAAATACATGGGGATGGCGGTGGGTATTATGTAGCCTATTAGAACAAATACTGGTAACGCGTATCTGGAATTAAAAAAGTTATAATTAACGAAATAAGTTAAAATCTTGGGCATTGAGTACCTAATTTAAGGTCtttaaagtaatttatttgaCTGTACTTAAGTAGCCGTTTTGCGTCAGTAATAAAGCGAAATTCGAAATTTCTCTTGCGACACTTTACTTACCTTTTTTGAAACGCTAACAAAGGGTTGCCCAATATATCAGACATGTCTATATCTTTTCCTCGCCTTTTGACTTCAGGATGTTTATGGACGAATGCGTGGCCGATGTGTGAGTAAAAAAATCCCCTGGTAGCATTATGCGGATCGGCATCGGTGTCACTATAGCGGTGGTGTATTCGATGGTCCCGAACCCAAGTATAAACGGAGTTCTGACCACCCAGCGTTTGAAGGATCACCAGGATTATTTCCAGCGGTACCTTAGCCTTGAAACTCTTGTGGGACCAGAGACGATGAGCTCCGCAAAAGTTGCCTAGGGTTGACAGCTCGGTCATAATAGCAGCTGAAAAGAATTGACGAGCAATGTTAtgagaataatttttaagaaaaaaaaaaccgtcgcctttcgggttctggtgagcTTTCACACTTTTGTAGctttacttgcgaatgttggattacgtagaaatgtgtaagtatttttttaaaactgcttttaatgctttaattattagatggcaacacaaatgaatatacgtataacgttaaggtttgaggagtttcctcaattcctcatgaatccgattatattataagaaatcgaagcttgacaaactttgacttgaaaactcaatatgcttaacaaacataactaaataaatgtcactgttctgaacttaaatgcatgcttttcttacaaaaataccaaagtcactataagcgctggcggcctagcggtaagagcgtgcgactttcgatccggaggtcaagggttcgaacccggctcgtaccaatgagtttttctgaacttatatacgaaatgtcatttgatatttgccagtcgcttttcggtgaaggaaaacatcgtgaggaaaccggactaattccaataaggcctagttacccttcgggttggaaggtcagatggcagtcgctttcgtaaaaactagtgcctacgccaaatcttgggattagttgtcaaagcggaccccaggctcccatgagccgtggcaaatgccgggataacgcaaggaggatgaaactataagcgtgccgttcagatttgaggagttcggttctgaccatcatcagcagttccactgtaccaaatgtcactgttctagacgtaagcgcatgctgttcttataaaaatggcaaagtcactataagcgtgccgttcagatttgaggagttcggttctgaccatcatcagcaattccactgcaccaaatgtcactgttctggacgaaagtgcatgctgttcttataaaaataccaaagtcactataagcgtgccgttcagatttgaggagtttggttctggccatcatcagcagttccactgcaccaaatgtcactgttctggacgaaagtgcatgctgttcttataaaaataccaaagtcactataagcgtgccgttcagatttgaggagttcggttctgaccatcatcagcaattccactgcaccaaatgtcactgttctggacgaaagtgcatgctgttcttataaaaataccaaagtcactataagcgtgccgttcagatttgaagagttccgttctggccatcatcagcagttccactgcaccaaatgtcactgttccgtacctaaatgcatgctgttcctttaaaaacacaaaaatcaccacatgtatgcctttcagattcgaggagttccctcgatttctccaggatcccatcatcacaactgggttctgagaaaaatgggaccaatctgtatgcatatacattcaatcaaaaaaaaattttcaaaatcggtccagtaacgacggagatatcgaggaacaaacattaaaaaaaaaaaaaaacatacagacgacttgataaccgtccttcttgagagatatgaggcgacggttaaaaaatggATTCATTTGTGAAATCAGTtatgaaaatgtattttttgtttgaaattactTGGAGCGAAACAGTTACCGTAAAAGACAGTAGACCAACGAGCTGATGTGCAACAGAGGTAGAGTCCATAGACAGCAGCTGTGTGCCAGTATAAAAATAGCACAACggtaaagtaagaaatgtcGAACCGATGAGAGTCCGCCTGAGGTGCGACCAATTTCGGAAGGCCCCTTGGCTCTTTCTCGTCATTGGATTCGTCCTGGAACACGTTTGGCGTCATTtcaaaactgaaaaaaaaaattaaaccaacACATTCATTTATCCTGTTTTAACATTTTCGTAAagctaataaattaaacaaataccGGAAAATTGAATTTTAAGTTTTTAGAAATCCGTAACGGGATTTAAAAGGGGGTGAATGTTTTATGGGGTTCATTTTTAATTtagcaatttaaaataaaattagaaactTGCAACTTCGTAAATAATACTACCTACATTATAATGGAAGGGAAAcagttttaatagtttttgatttttatcccCTAAAAGGAATGAAATTTGTATTataacaaattaattattttttcaactaAGAATTTAAAACTTTCGTAGTTATATCAAAGGTAAGTTTTTGCATCGTTATCGAACGTTTAATCCCTACGGGGTGAAAAAAGGAATTTGTAAAGAAATTATTTACATGTacgaaaaatggtaacaaaataagaaaaaatcgtaagggacaatttttttaactactaggattgaaaaaactagtgattctgagtagaaataccattttttttttcaaaaatatcacatttcataaaagtggcgaaaaaaaaaagaaatgctcagataTGAAATTAATACACGCGAACAAAGTTGTAAGCTACAGCTATTATAGTCTAGAAAGTTAAGACAGAGATTTAAAATTAGAGACAAGAAAATTGTACACATTTTCTTACCTAATTGGAAGACAACACGGTCGCACGTACGACATTTGACTTATGACAAAATGTGTACTAGGATACCGCTTATTTCATATTGTTGacgtatttaagtaggtacacatCTGAATTTTTACGCACAGgaagttcttttttttaatgttttaattatttaacaGATGATTATAAGTAAATTTTTGAacagcttagctatctctacaTGAATCAAAGTAAAAGAATCTGTTTAATACCTAtacaataaatacttataatcatCACATAACAATTTCTTCGATAATCGTGTTATACTGTATTATTTGATGCTTCATATGGGATGAATTCTCATGTTTACGAAATAATTTCAATTCATTTAATACAatataatctttattgcacacctcaaccTCTAGCACGAGAAACAAATCTTATCTGCATGTTCTGAAGATGTCTCTTTAAAGCGATTAAAAGGCTTTAAAGAGGCATCTTCAAAACATTTCTTTTCTCCTATAAGATCAGAATTCCcaactgtaaaaataaaatcaatacaatgaaaagttttatatatatttaatattttaatagttttgtGTATTGTTACGGGAAAATAAAGAATATCAATTCTGTTGACAAAAAAATCACATTGCGGGAGTGGtcatttaattataaaaaaccggccaagagcgtgtcgggccacgctcagtgtagggttccgtagttttccgtatttttctcaaaaactactgaacctagcaagttcaaaacaattttcctagaaagtctttataaagttcttactttgtgatttttttcatattttttaaacatatggttcaaaagttagagggggggggcgcacttttttttcctttaggagcgattatttccgaaaatattcatattatcaaaaaacgatcttagtaaacctttattcatttttaaatacctatccaacaatatatcacacgttggggttggaatgaaaaaaatatcagcccccactttacatgtagggggggtaccctaataaaacatttttttccattttttatttttgcactttgtcggcgtgattgaaatacatattggtaccaaatttcagctttctagtgctaacggttactgagattatccgcggacggacggacggacggacggacggacggacggacggacggacggacggacggacggacggacggacggacggacggacagacagacatggcgaaactataagggttcctagttgactacggaaccctaaaaatattgaGCAGCAATGTATTGCGTCAATTGCGGGG from Leguminivora glycinivorella isolate SPB_JAAS2020 chromosome 14, LegGlyc_1.1, whole genome shotgun sequence includes:
- the LOC125233081 gene encoding acyl-CoA Delta(11) desaturase-like; translation: MSYVRPCCLPISFEMTPNVFQDESNDEKEPRGLPKLVAPQADSHRFDISYFTVVLFLYWHTAAVYGLYLCCTSARWSTVFYAAIMTELSTLGNFCGAHRLWSHKSFKAKVPLEIILVILQTLGGQNSVYTWVRDHRIHHRYSDTDADPHNATRGFFYSHIGHAFVHKHPEVKRRGKDIDMSDILGNPLLAFQKRYALPVFVLIGYIIPTAIPMYFWNETFKVAFHVNILRFILSLNYTCLINSASHMFGYRPYDKKVMATENLSVMLMTLGEGSHNYHHVFPWDYRAAEFGSWLNFSKAFIDFFAWIGWAYDLKIVDQKSVADRMKRTGDGIFRNVIF